The Blastopirellula sediminis sequence TTCGCGAATCGTGTAGGCCGCGACGTCTTCCGGTTCGCCGACGATGCGCGCGACCAGGTCAAAACGTTCGGTCGAGCTGATTTCGAGCTTCGACAGTTCGTCGGAGTCGACCGTGATGTTGAGCGGAACAGCCGGCACGGTGCCGTCGTCGTTCAGCTTGGTCAGGGCGGGAACTTCAATTTTGTGTTCGGTGGAGCCGGCGTACGGGAGTCGCCGCAGCGAGTTGAGAATCGACATCGGCTCTTGCACGGCGAAGGTTCCCAAAATGCCGATGGCCGCCCAGATGAGCATCACCATCGTGATCGGGAAGAGAATCGAGCCGCGGAGCGCTTCGGTGCAGCGATCGGCGTACTTCGGTGCGATCGCCTTCAAAATCGACCAGGCGACGAAGACGACCAGGCCGCCCAAGATGACGCCGATCCCAAAAAGCCAAAGCGAGGTAACCCAGTGGCCGAAGTTCTTCGACGACATGTGGAAAAATGCGAGAAGTGGCGTCATAACGCGTCGTATCGTCCTGAGCTTGAGAGAAGATAACGGGGGATGAGAAGCGATTCAGTCTCGGGATTTATTCTCGGATGTCGAATGAGGCGAACTCGCCGGTGGCTTCGCTCGTCTCGATCGTTCGTTCAGCGATAAAGTCTTCCATCTGGTCGGAGATGTGATACGCCAACTGGCGGCACGTCTCCGGATCCCCTTCGACCAGCAAACGGACCGAGCCGTCCGGGCGATTCTCGACGAATCCGACGACGGGATAGCGGCGGGCGATATTTAACGCCGTCGCGCGAAAACCGACTCCCTGTACGCGACCCACGAAAATCGTCTCGTGTCGCACCCAGTTGCCATTCATTTCGCAGCACTCGTGCCAGCTTGAAGCGTGGAAAGCCTCAATATAATTGCGACGCGTCTGGATTGCTAGTAGCCGAACCAAGCCGGAAGTTGTTGTCATCAAACGGGTTGTGCGGATTTTAGTGAAATTCTCTTCACAATTGCCCGTTCACCGGGGGGGCAAACTGCAATTGACGCGCAGGGGGCAGGTCGATAGCCTCCGACCCCCATGAAACGCATACTCTTCATCTTGTTGTTGTCGGTGGCCTTCACTTCCCCCGCTGTTAGCCAGGAGGGGTGGATCGGACCGACGCGCGGCGTCTTATTGCTGCAAAACGGCAATACGATTTCGGGCGCGATTACGGTTTCCGGCGACTCGTATGTCGTTGCGATCAACGAGGATGCGGTGATTCGCGTCCCTACCAAGTCGGTGCAGCATCGCTGCTCCTCCTTGGCCGAGGCGCACCGGTACCGCTGCGGACAAGTATCGTTGGATACGATCGCCGGGCGGCTAGAGATCGCGCAGTGGTGCATTCGGGCCGAACTTTTTTCGGAAGCGGACGAACACTTGCAGTGGGTCGAGCGATCGGAGCCTGATAATCAGCTCGCGCAACTGTCGCGGCGGCGACTCGATTCGTTGACCAAACGCCCCGAAATCGCGATGGCTTCGGCGGTGGAAACGGTTCCGGCCGAGAACCTGCCGGACGTGATTAGCGACAAGCAGCTCGAAGATTTCGCCAAGCAGTTTCACCCGCAAGCGGCGGGGCAATTCGCGACGATCGTGCAGCCGGTTTTGCTGAACGCCTGCTCGGCGTCGGCGTGCCATGGTCCGGCGTCGCCCTCCGATTACAAGCTGATCCAAAGCGGCGGCCAGGGGGTGATGCCCCGCCGTTTAACGCTCCGCAACATGATGGCGACCTACGAAGTCGCCCAGGTCAAGAACGGCTCGATCCCCCTGCTGGAAGTCCTGTACGACACCCACGGCGGCCGGATCAATACGAAGACGAACGCGTGGCCCCGTCAGTTGGCCGCGCTGCGAGCTTGGGCCCAGTCGGTTCAGCCGCGCGGCAACATGCGTCCGCTGCAGAACGACTTCAAGCAGGTCGGCTATCAAGACGTGCTGACGCCAATTCCTTCGGCGGCCCCGCCGCAGAATACGCTGCCGGTTCCGATGCAGCTTCCGGTTCGTTTGCAGCAGGCCCCCGCTCAGACTCCGGTCGCGGCGCCGGCGCAATCCGCTCCGCAATCTAGCGG is a genomic window containing:
- a CDS encoding acylphosphatase, coding for MNGNWVRHETIFVGRVQGVGFRATALNIARRYPVVGFVENRPDGSVRLLVEGDPETCRQLAYHISDQMEDFIAERTIETSEATGEFASFDIRE